DNA sequence from the Paenibacillus physcomitrellae genome:
ACGCCCGTGCGTAAAAGCGCGGGCCGTGGTTCTTTTCTTTTTTGAAGCGAATATGTCATGATGGGGTTGGAGGGCGATGCAACATGTTTAACGACTTTAAAATACAGGATGAGGACCGGCCGGCCTACATCCAGGTGAAAGAATATTTGAAGCGGCTGATCGCGAAAGGGGCGCTGCAGGAGAACCAGAAGCTGCCTTCCACAAGGGAAATGAGCGTCCTGCTTGCCGTCAGCCGCAATACGATTTTGGCTGCGTATACCGACCTCGAGGAGGAGGGGCTGATTTACGTCTTGAAGGGGAAAGGGAGCTACGTGGCAGGGGTTCACAGAACGCCCGAGGAACCGCAGCCCTCTCTGCAAACCGACTGGTCCACCCGGGTGAGCGGTTATGCCCGGAAAGCCGTGGAGCTGGACCGGATGAAGAACGGGATTCGGGCACCGAGAAGAAGTTCCATTTCGTTCACCAGCATCGCACCCGACGAGCAGCTTTTTGATCTGGACCATGTCAAGCGGGCGTTTCTGGACAGGATGGCTTTGGAAGGCCATGTTCTGCTGAATTACGGCTATGCCAAAGGCTATAAACCGCTGATCGAGCTGCTGAAGCGTTATATGGAGCAGAAAGGCGTAGAGCTGGAAGGGAAGGATCTGCTGATTACCAGCGGGTTCACGGAAGGTTTCGATATCGTTCTGTCTGCTTTGAACCGGAAACATGGGGCCGTCCTGTGTGAGAATCCAACCCATCAGACCGCGATCAAAAATTTTAAGCTGAACGGTTTTGACGTGACGGGAATCGAGATGGAGCATGACGGCATCCATCTGGGGAAGCTGAAAGAAGCTTTGATGGAGCGCGCCTATGACTGTGCTTATCTGGTGCCTTCCTATCACAATCCGACGGGGATTGTCACTTCGCCAGCCAAAAGGATCGCGCTCATGAAGCTGATGGCCGAATATCAAATTCCAGTGATCGAAGACGGCTTTAACGAGGAGCTCCGCTATTCAAGCTCGCACGCTTTGCCTTTAATGGCGATTGCAGGACGGGGAAACGGGGTCATTTACCTCGGCAGCTTCTCCAAGGTGTTGTTTCCCGGTCTGCGGGTAGGCTGGGTGCTGGCCGACAAGCAGCTGATCGATTATCTGGAAAGCATCAAGCGGGCGAGAAGCATTCATACCTCCACGATCGACCAGGCGATTCTGTACCAATACCTGCATAACGGCCATCTCGATAAATATTTGAAGAGAGCCCGTTCCGAATACAAGAAGAAATACGAATGGACCCGGCAATGCTGTGTAAAATATTTGCCTGACGCCAGATTGTCGGGGGATGGCGGGCTTCATCTATTCCTGGAATTTGCTCCGGAGTTTGATACGCATGAGCTCCTGGAGAGCTGCTCGGAGCAAGGGGTTGTTTTTACACCTGGGGATATGTTCTATACCGACGGCGGCGGCCGAAATACGATGCGCATCGGGTTCTCAAGAGTGAGCCTGGAGGATATCGAAGAAGGGCTGCGCATCATAGGGGAAACGGCGCGGAAAATAGCCCGAAAATTAGCTTGATATTCAGACAGCAGGCCGTCATCCGAAATTCGGAAAGAGACAACAAAAAACGGGGAGGAAGCAACATGAAGATAGGCGTGATTATGGGAGGCAGTTCATCGGAGCGGGAAGTTTCACTGATGACTGGTCAAGAGATGCTGGCTAACCTGGAACCGGTCAAATACGAGGGGATAGCCATAGAGATTGGGCGCCTGGAGGAATTGGCGGATCAGGTCCGGGACATTGACTTTGCCCTGCTCGCTCTGCATGGAAGCTATGGGGAAGATGGAACCGTGCAGGCTGCTTTGGAGGCATTGGGAATTCCCTATTCAGGAAGCGGCGTGTTCTCCAGTCATTTATGCATGGATAAACATCTGTCCAAACAGAAGCTGCGGGCAGCTGGAATCGCAACGCCGGATTGGCTGCTCTTAAAGGACGTCGAGGAACAGGAGGAACATCTGGCAGAGGAAGTCAGGAAGCTTGGCTATCCAGTGTTCGTGAAGCCCAATACAGGGGGCTCAAGCGTGGGTGCTTTGCCTGTTACGGATGAAACTTCGCTTCTGCTGGCGGTCCGGCAGGCTTTGGAATGGGATTCATCCGTCTTAATTGAACAGTTCATCCCAGGGGACGAAATCACCTGCTCCATTCTGGGCGGGGAATTGCTCCCGGTTCTGGGTATTCGTCCTCAAACAGCCGGATGGTTTGATTATGAAGCCAAATATCAGCACGGCGGGGCTGAGGAGGAGGTCATTGTGCTGCCGGAGGAAATAGCGGCACAAGTGCAAACAACCGCACTGGAAACCTATAGTCTCCTGCAGTGCGGTGTTTATGCCCGTATTGATATGATGCTAAAGGATGGCATCCCTTATGTGCTTGAAGCCAACACGCTGCCCGGCATGACGAAGACCAGCCTGATGCCCAAAAGCGCAGCCGCAGCCGGTATCGGCTTCACCCAATTGCTTGACCGGATTATCGAGCTGTCGATTCGTGAACGAAGCGAGGGCGAGGCAGGCAGGCTGACAAAGCCGGTTTAAACGGCTTTGCCTTTCTTTTTCCCTAGCAGCAGCAACGGATAAAACAAAATTCCGACAACAATCAGAGCCAAACCCAGCAGGAACGTCTTCAGATCAGCTGTCCCCGCTATAATCACCCATAAGGAATAAATGGAAGCCAGGCCTGCAATAACTCCTTCGGTCCACCGTTCTTGTAGGCGTAAATACGTTTCCCCGATAAGGGTCAGCTTCAGATGATAAACGGCGGCAATCAGGTAAGGCACCAGATACGCGAGTGTTGCAATATAAATGATGAAATCAAAGGCGGCCGAAAGGGAGCTTGAAAGGGTCGACAGCAGCAGGATTTGTCCCAGCACGTTAGAGATCCATAAGGATACCTTCGGCATGCCGCTGCTGTTCTCTTTGGAGAAAGACGGCAGGAAAACGCCCAGCTTGGCTGCCTGGAATGGCACCTCGGCGCTGAGCAGCACCCAGCCTACGGTCGAGCCCAGCAGGCTGATCAGGCCAAGCCCGGCCAGCCATTTGCCGCCTACACTGCCAAGCACGGCGGAAATCCCGTCCACGAGCGGGTTCTGGGAAGCGATCAGCTGCTCCTGCGTCAGCAGGCCCATCGTAAGCAGGCTGATGCCGACATACAGCACCAAAGAGATCAGTAGGCCGGCAATCGTGGCGCGGCGAATATCCTGCTTGCGGCGGGCTCTGGCTGCAAATACCATCGCCGATTCGACGCCGATGAAAGCCCAAAGCGTGGCCACAGCAGCCCCGTTGACCTGGGAAAGCAAGCCGATGCTCGCGCCGCTTTCGCTCGTACGGGGTGCAACAAACGGCCCGATGTTGCTCTGCTGAAACGCAAACAAAGCAATGACAATAAACAAAACAAATCCGATTACCTTGGTTGCGGTCGCTATAAAGTTCAAGCGTCCTGCCCCTTTGATGCCATGGAGGCAGATGGCATGTGTCCCCCACAGCAGCACGGAACAGACGATAAAGCTCAGTACGTTACCAGCCTGTAAAGACAGGCTGCCGATGGTCAGCCATATCTTATCACTGGTAAGCACCGGGAAGAAGGTGGACAAATAGCTGGTAAATGTGGTGATTACTGCCACAAAACCGGCGATATTGCCGACCCAATACCCCCAGGTAGACATAAATCCGGCCAGAAGAGAGCCGTGCGATCCAGCGCGAAAAAGTTCCTTCGCATAAATCTGCGGTCCGCCGCTGAGTTCGGGCTTGCGCACGGCCAGGCTGCCGAAGACGAGCGCCAGCATGAGAACACCGAACCCGGTTGCAGCCCAAGCCAGCAGGACTCCGGCCGGACTGGCCGCTTCCGCCAAGGAGCGGGGAAGCATAAAAATACCGGAACCGACCATATTCCCTATTACGAGGGCGGTCAGGACCCAGAAGCCTAATTTGTGTCTGGACATGTTGTACAAAAACTCCTTTAAGTTAAAATGATTATAATTTCGTGAATCACCAGATGAACCGACAAGTAATAATCATACACTTTCTTCTGGTAAAGCACCAGAGCAAATTTCAACCTTTTTTCATTTAGCCGAACCATATAGAACCACGACTGCCGACAATCCGGCGGTTTGTGGTTCTTTTCGTCTTCGCAGCCCCTGTGTCATGATGGACTTAAGCGAAAGTCAAAGACGAACAAGAAAAGAGACAGGAAGTGAATGAGAACGATGGGAATGCAAATGGTAAAAGAGATGAGTACAGCGGCGGTGCCGAGCGGAGCCAGCACTTCTTTTCACCGGGATACCTGGGTAGAAGTCGATCTTGACCATATTGCCTGGAATATAGCTCAAATCCGAAAGCAGCTGCCGGAAGAGACATCCTTCATCGCTGTAGTTAAAGCTAACGCTTATGGACATGGAGACGTCGAGGTTGCGGCAACTGCTATGGAGGCCGGAGCCTCTTATCTTGCCGTAGCCTTTCTGGACGAAGCACTGGCTTTAAGAGATAAGGGCATTACAGCGCCGATTCTCGTTCTGGGGGCGGCCCGGCCGGAGGACGCTCCTTTGGCCGCTGCTCAGAGCATCACGTTAACGATTTTTCAAAAGGAATGGGTGGAAGAAGCGCGTATGCACCTGCATGACAAAGAACGGCTGAGCGTGCATGTGAAAGTCGATACCGGCATGGGCCGGATCGGCATTCGTAGTTCGGAAGAACTGGCCGAAATTGAAGCCCTTTTGCAGTCGGACGACAGATGGGAATGGGAAGGCATCTACACCCATTTTGCAACGGCTGATGAGCCGGACACTTCTTATTTTGAGCGGCAGCTTGGCTTATTTCAGGAGATGCTGAATGGGTTAACAAGACAACCGAAATGGATTCACTGCAGCAACAGTGCGGCCGCCTTGAGATTTCCGAAAGCCCGGTTTAATGCGGTAAGGGTCGGCCTGTCCATGTACGGTATCGCTCCTTCCAGTACCGTTCAGCAGGAGGCAGCGCTGCCTTTAAAAGAAGCTTTCTCCCTGCGTACAAAGCTGATACACGTCAAGAAGATGCCAAAAGGTGAAAAGATCGGTTACGGGGCTACCTACGAAACTCAGGAGGAGGAGTGGATCGGCACCCTGCCGATCGGGTACGCGGATGGCTGGATTCGCAGGCTGCAGGGGCAGGAAGTGCTGGTGGACGGAGTACGCGCTCCTATTGTAGGGAGAATCTGCATGGATCAATGTATGATCAGGCTGCCAGC
Encoded proteins:
- a CDS encoding PLP-dependent aminotransferase family protein gives rise to the protein MFNDFKIQDEDRPAYIQVKEYLKRLIAKGALQENQKLPSTREMSVLLAVSRNTILAAYTDLEEEGLIYVLKGKGSYVAGVHRTPEEPQPSLQTDWSTRVSGYARKAVELDRMKNGIRAPRRSSISFTSIAPDEQLFDLDHVKRAFLDRMALEGHVLLNYGYAKGYKPLIELLKRYMEQKGVELEGKDLLITSGFTEGFDIVLSALNRKHGAVLCENPTHQTAIKNFKLNGFDVTGIEMEHDGIHLGKLKEALMERAYDCAYLVPSYHNPTGIVTSPAKRIALMKLMAEYQIPVIEDGFNEELRYSSSHALPLMAIAGRGNGVIYLGSFSKVLFPGLRVGWVLADKQLIDYLESIKRARSIHTSTIDQAILYQYLHNGHLDKYLKRARSEYKKKYEWTRQCCVKYLPDARLSGDGGLHLFLEFAPEFDTHELLESCSEQGVVFTPGDMFYTDGGGRNTMRIGFSRVSLEDIEEGLRIIGETARKIARKLA
- a CDS encoding D-alanine--D-alanine ligase yields the protein MKIGVIMGGSSSEREVSLMTGQEMLANLEPVKYEGIAIEIGRLEELADQVRDIDFALLALHGSYGEDGTVQAALEALGIPYSGSGVFSSHLCMDKHLSKQKLRAAGIATPDWLLLKDVEEQEEHLAEEVRKLGYPVFVKPNTGGSSVGALPVTDETSLLLAVRQALEWDSSVLIEQFIPGDEITCSILGGELLPVLGIRPQTAGWFDYEAKYQHGGAEEEVIVLPEEIAAQVQTTALETYSLLQCGVYARIDMMLKDGIPYVLEANTLPGMTKTSLMPKSAAAAGIGFTQLLDRIIELSIRERSEGEAGRLTKPV
- a CDS encoding amino acid permease, with amino-acid sequence MSRHKLGFWVLTALVIGNMVGSGIFMLPRSLAEAASPAGVLLAWAATGFGVLMLALVFGSLAVRKPELSGGPQIYAKELFRAGSHGSLLAGFMSTWGYWVGNIAGFVAVITTFTSYLSTFFPVLTSDKIWLTIGSLSLQAGNVLSFIVCSVLLWGTHAICLHGIKGAGRLNFIATATKVIGFVLFIVIALFAFQQSNIGPFVAPRTSESGASIGLLSQVNGAAVATLWAFIGVESAMVFAARARRKQDIRRATIAGLLISLVLYVGISLLTMGLLTQEQLIASQNPLVDGISAVLGSVGGKWLAGLGLISLLGSTVGWVLLSAEVPFQAAKLGVFLPSFSKENSSGMPKVSLWISNVLGQILLLSTLSSSLSAAFDFIIYIATLAYLVPYLIAAVYHLKLTLIGETYLRLQERWTEGVIAGLASIYSLWVIIAGTADLKTFLLGLALIVVGILFYPLLLLGKKKGKAV
- the alr gene encoding alanine racemase produces the protein MQMVKEMSTAAVPSGASTSFHRDTWVEVDLDHIAWNIAQIRKQLPEETSFIAVVKANAYGHGDVEVAATAMEAGASYLAVAFLDEALALRDKGITAPILVLGAARPEDAPLAAAQSITLTIFQKEWVEEARMHLHDKERLSVHVKVDTGMGRIGIRSSEELAEIEALLQSDDRWEWEGIYTHFATADEPDTSYFERQLGLFQEMLNGLTRQPKWIHCSNSAAALRFPKARFNAVRVGLSMYGIAPSSTVQQEAALPLKEAFSLRTKLIHVKKMPKGEKIGYGATYETQEEEWIGTLPIGYADGWIRRLQGQEVLVDGVRAPIVGRICMDQCMIRLPAQAAVGTTVTLIGHADTSFIPVDEIAGKLETIAYEVLCLIGSRVPRIYKRTLLASSVHV